A genomic stretch from Leishmania donovani BPK282A1 complete genome, chromosome 36 includes:
- a CDS encoding telomerase reverse transcriptase, putative — protein sequence MSASFPSIPGFAGPLSLKAFLEEYFGLHLTFAVETASPSPRAAAAAEAPSAAGFRALRDVVLPPNQSFLVVVYVALHASSSPPPTTAHASPTPPTPAPGCAASATGFGRLRQPLTHQTAASTAHDTYVARCSPADRPNSSCSSSSSTGKNGNARGLWRSSAFCLLYTNTSHRPLTDALLRHPWWASFAACLGPAAMGFIEMYCPIVLQLEAMAGGVQVLGPALKHAALETSFSATAPSSEMKGPPPQGSGYVSSRGVKRAVDTGECSGFLPLQKQRRVEALPKAKAGRRLQRGVVPCSRPRRDDPFASPVNRAAMPVTWAAALTRTDVPRTRLYSVRVSDSDGAGDGSGGALPLPAGFLEAQWLRRHPHSLHRVLQAALPKRVAYGASARRYSVGASERVTGCTSVEDIPMWHVAHVFRWLVLQPPQSGADASPTTPPKFDLPSYLRRLLSTVVDQCSRLDLRGAALKHTGYLEEAFRRQQQGVEPWDVQRLSTPVDVVVSYLRTLLSTLRWAPLKEAKNRSFWGRDAAGSERVLDALMGAVRNWLIAGRHAIVPVSRFLDGVPVAQVPWLNGFYTTTPSLPYSAATSSAARHARRERSHVQQRVWLQFVLFLTQDILPFLLRASFTITWSSKNTHKLLFFPAFVWRRLIRREVRRTRSCGAPRSQMPLAGESARSVGAERVALSSAPCACEGAATAALPTSHSAASKASAAISAPRDVWRAVRTGGVLAHRGARATLATRGGGASCLYASVRFRPDRRKLRPIAVVRSASLRSLKEMARGSPSPYSHASAIVRLLCRLGCSDTDGQLPAATATLLRRVQARSRHNHHTGVHRFPHPLPPHLPHKAALRDALRCLVSGLEEQRVRDGLPRLSNLSHQDEYAELRSFCEEVRRRPALPCEGPAGTAPVVSSASPPSAAACCFAPYVTLVRSDASRCYDNLPQERVLAAVASLVKHDAYRVLRFTAIHALDGEAACKGGCLLRRTFTTRTIACAEAECGVLARIPRGHIYWEEEEEGRTLSGPHTTAAVSRTTNASSRCGANLISGAAVRALLSEHLRHHLVVVSGGNLLEQRVGILQGSPVAMLLCDRLFSDVVDTALSGILSEHAERSLLLRRVDDVLVATTSPAAAERCLQAMQRGWPSVGYLSNPSKLTLSTACGSLVPWCGLLLHDTTLEVSVEWRRIGVLLASLRVGGPHYVHRGDHEPLYLTQRFLAVLQLRVAPTVLCGRMNSKTRQLQTFYEVGLLWSRVVLEKVQEALPAARNRCVAVLLLHPLAVCVGRLCRLLNRHQRFLAARKSACDVSAAEVRACVLTALHRTVQAKLRVLQARTVRVMTAQRGRTPRGTSLKGRQKPPCTNKASSAGCKYCERRRKGRNRRCSTRVCLRSFWWLAAAEVELQWRRSLGALHRAAPHPGEARGSTAPSLSPSASASLLMEDGPLSMHARALSATRLSQT from the coding sequence ATGTCCGCCTCGTTTCCATCTATTCCGGGCTTTGCCGGCCCGCTGTCCCTCAAAGCCTTCCTGGAAGAGTACTTTGGCCTCCATCTCACGTTTGCCGTAGAAACGGCGTCTCCATCACCacgggcagccgcagcggcagaggcaccGAGTGCTGCAGGGTTTCGTGCTTTGCGTGatgtggtgctgccgcccaACCAATCATTCCTGGTCGTCGTGTacgtggcgctgcacgcctcttcttcccctccgCCTACCACAGCACACGCATCCCCAACACCACCGACACCGGCTCCGGGTTGCGCCGCGTCTGCCACGGGGTTTGGGCGGCTTCGGCAGCCACTGACCCATCAGACGGCGGCATCGACAGCTCACGATACATATGTGGCACGATGCAGCCCCGCCGACCGACCGAACTCTTCCTGTTCGTCTTCGTCATCCACGGGCAAGAACGGCAACGCTCGTGGTCTCTGGCGTTCCTCCGCCTTTTGTCTTCTCTACACCAACACTTCTCATCGACCCCTCACCgacgctctgctgcgccacccgtGGTGGGCATCGTTTGCCGCCTGCCTGGGTCCCGCAGCTATGGGGTTTATCGAGATGTACTGCCCTATTGTTCTTCAGCTGGAGGCGATGGCTGGCGGGGTGCAGGTGCTCGGACCTGCCCTGAAACATGCAGCATTAGAGACGTCGTTttccgcgacggcgccgtcatcGGAGATGAAGGGCCCGCCGCCACAGGGAAGCGGCTATGTCTCTTCACGTGGTGTGAAGCGTGCCGTCGACACAGGCGAATGCTCCGGGTTTCTGCCGCTTCAAAAGCAGAGGCgtgtggaggcgctgccAAAGGCGAAGGCGGGACGAAGGCTCCAGCGAGGGGTCGTCCCGTGTAGCCGTCCACGCCGAGACGATCCTTTTGCCAGTCCCGTGAACCGCGCGGCGATGCCCGTCACCTGGGCGGCCGCGTTGACACGCACCGATGTTCCGCGTACGCGACTCTACAGTGTGCGCGTCTCGGAtagcgacggcgccggtgacggaagcggcggcgcgcttcCGCTGCCAGCGGGCTTCCTCGAGGCTCAGTGGCTTCGCCGCCATCCGCATAGTCTGCACCGCGTGCTGCAAGCCGCTCTGCCAAAGAGGGTGGCCTACGGGGCATCTGCGCGGCGCTACTCTGTGGGTGCTAGCGAGAGGGTCACAGGATGCACCAGTGTAGAGGACATACCGATGTGGCACGTGGCGCACGTCTTCCGTTGGTTAGTGCTGCAGCCTCCTCAGAGCGGCGCGGACGCTTCTCCGACAACCCCACCGAAGTTCGACTTGCCGTCCTACCTGCGCCGTCTTCTGTCGACTGTTGTCGACCAGTGCAGTCGCTTGGATCTCCGCGGGGCCGCCCTAAAGCATACCGGCTACCTGGAGGAAGCTTTCCGTCGTCAGCAGCAAGGCGTGGAGCCGTGGGATGTGCAGCGGCTCTCCACCCCCGTCGATGTGGTGGTCTCCTACCTGCGCACACTGCTGTCCACTCTACGCTGGGCACCTTTGAAGGAGGCCAAGAACAGGTCGTTTTGGGGACGCGATGCAGCCGGTAGCGAACGTGTGCTCGACGCGCTCATGGGAGCGGTGCGGAACTGGCTGAtcgccggccgccacgccaTCGTTCCAGTCTCCCGCTTCTTGGACGGCGTGCCTGTGGCTCAGGTGCCGTGGCTAAACGGATTCTACACCACGACCCCTTCGCTGCCGTACTCAGCAGCGACTTCGTCCGCGGCTcgtcacgcgcgccgcgAGCGCTCGCACGTTCAGCAGCGTGTTTGGCTTCAGTTCGTCTTGTTCCTCACGCAGGACATACTGCCTTTCTTGCTGCGCGCGTCCTTCACGATTACGTGGAGTTCCAAGAATACGCACAaacttctttttttccctgCATTTGTGTGGCGTAGACTGATCCGCCGCGAGGTGCGTCGTACTCGATCTTGTGGTGCCCCGCGTTCGCAGATGCCACTGGCCGGGGAAAGCGCTCGCAGTGTTGGTGCTGAGCGTGTTGCGTTGTCCTCGGCACCATGCGCATGTGAAGGCGCGGCTACGGCTGCGCTCCCCACGTCCCACTCAGCGGCTTCCAAGGCATCTGCGGCCATTTCTGCACCGAGAGACGTATGGCGCGCCGTTCGTACTGGCGGTGTGTTGGCGCATcggggcgcgcgcgcgacccTTGCcacacgcggcggcggtgcatcCTGCCTGTACGCTAGCGTTCGCTTCCGCCCTGACCGGCGCAAGCTGCGACCCATTGCcgtggtgcgcagcgcgtctCTGCGGTCGTTGAAAGAAATGGCCCGTGGCTCACCGAGCCCGTACAGCCACGCAAGCGCCATCGTACGCTTGTTGTGCAGACTAGGGTGCAGTGACACCGATGGTCAGCTGCcggctgcgacagcgacactGCTCAGGCGGGTGCAGGCACGCAGCCGTCACAACCACCATACTGGCGTTCATCGCTTTCCCCACCCGCTGCCCCCGCACCTTCCGCACAAGGCAGCATTGCGGGACGCACTGCGCTGCTTGGTAAGCGGAttggaggagcagcgcgtgcggGACGGTCTGCCTCGCCTGAGCAACCTCTCCCACCAAGACGAGTACGCAGAGCTGCGCAGTTTttgcgaggaggtgcggagGAGGCCCGCTCTGCCGTGCGAAGGTCCTGCGGGGACAGCGCCAGTGGTTTCATCGGCGTCACCGCCGAGCGCGGCTGCCTGTTGTTTCGCGCCTTACGTTACCCTCGTCCGCAGCGATGCCTCGCGTTGCTACGATAACTTACCACAAGAGCGGGTGCTCGCAGCAGTGGCGTCTCTGGTGAAGCATGACGCCTACCGCGTGCTTCGCTTTACCGCCATTCACGCCCTGGATGGCGAGGCAGCGTGCAAGGGTGGGTGCCTGCTCCGGCGCACCTTCACGACGCGCACCATCGCgtgcgcggaggcggagtgCGGCGTTCTGGCTCGAATTCCTCGCGGCCACATCTAttgggaggaggaggaggaggggcgcacACTGAGTGGGCCCCataccaccgctgccgtttcTCGCACAACCAACGCtagcagccgctgcggcgcgaaCCTGATTTCCGGTGCCGCTGTCCGCGCACTCCTGAGCGAACACTTACGGCACCATCTCGTTGTCGTGTCGGGAGGCAACTTGCTCGAACAGCGCGTCGGAATCCTGCAGGGCTCCCCGGTGGCGATGCTCCTGTGCGACCGCCTCTTCTCCGACGTCGTGGACACAGCTCTGTCGGGTATCCTGAGCGAGCACGCGGagcggtcgctgctgctgcgtcgggTCGACGATGTGCTTGTTGCCACCACATcacccgctgcggcggagaggtgcctgcaggcgatgcagcgcggcTGGCCTTCGGTGGGGTACCTGAGCAACCCGAGCAAGTTAACGCTGTCGACGGCATGCGGCAGCCTCGTTCCCTGGTGCGGTCTTCTCCTACACGACACGACGCTCGAGGTCAGCGTGGAGTGGCGGCGTATTGGGGTTCTATTGGCGTCTCTCCGCGTCGGCGGTCCCCACTACGTGCATCGTGGGGATCACGAGCCGTTGTACTTGACGCAGCGCTTTCTTGCAGTGTTGCAGCTGCGTGTGGCACCCACGGTGCTGTGCGGACGTATGAACTCCAAAACCCGTCAGCTGCAGACCTTCTACGAGGTTGGTCTGCTGTGGAGCCGTgtggtgctggagaaggtgcaggaggccttgccggcggcgcgtaATCGCTGTGTGGCGGTGCTACTGCTGCATCCGCTCGCCGTATGCGTGGGTCGTCTGTGTCGGCTGTTGAATCGTCATCAGCGCTTTCTAGCGGCCCGGAAGTCTGCGTGCGACGTGTCGGCTGCCGAGGTGCGGGCCTGCGTTTTAACAGCACTTCATCGCACGGTGCAAGCCAAGTTGAGGGTGCTACAGGCTCGCACCGTTCGCGTGATGACCGCGCAGAGAGGGCGGACACCGAGAGGGACCTCTCTGAAAGGGCGACAGAAGCCCCCTTGCACCAACAAGGCATCGTCTGCTGGATGCAAGTATTGCGAGCGACGCCGCAAAGGCCGTAATCGTCGTTGTAGCACGCGTGTCTGCTTGCGCTCCTTCTGGTGGTTGGCTGCCGCAGAGGTCGAGTtgcagtggcgccgctccCTCGGAGCCCTGCAcagagcagcaccacacccTGGCGAAGCGCGCGGGTCGACCGCACCTTCACTTTCACCGAGTGCGTCGGCATCATTGCTGATGGAAGATGGCCCTTTATcgatgcacgcgcgtgcgctaAGCGCGACGCGACTCTCGCAGACTTGA
- a CDS encoding S-adenosylhomocysteine hydrolase yields MADYKVKDISLAEWGRKAIELAENEMPGLMELRREYGPSQPLKGAKIAGCLHMTVQTAVLIETLKALGAELRWSSCNIFSTQDNAAAAIAKAGVPVFAWKGETDEEYEWCIAQTVKGFSGDGLPNMILDDGGDLTNLVIDHHPELVPKIFGISEETTTGVKNLYKRLSKGNLPISAINVNDSVTKSKFDNLYGCRESLVDGIKRATDVMIAGKTCCVCGYGDVGKGCAAALRAFGARVVVTEVDPINALQASMEGYQVALVEDVMADAHIFVTTTGNDDIITSEHFPHMRDDAIVCNIGHFDTEIQVGWLEANAKEHVEIKPQVDRYTMENGRHIILLAKGRLVNLGCASGHPSFVMSNSFTNQVLAQIELWSNRDNGKYPRGDKAGVFFLPKALDEKVAALHLAHVGAKLTKLTPKQAEYINCPVNGPFKPDHYRY; encoded by the coding sequence ATGGCGGACTACAAGGTAAAGGACATCAGCCTCGCGGAGTGGGGCCGCAAGGCGATCGAGCTGGCTGAAAACGAGATGCCTGGTCTGATGGAGCTACGCCGCGAGTACGGCCCCTCCCAGCCTTTGAAGGGCGCCAAGATCGCCGGCTGCCTGCACATGACTGTGCAGACTGCCGTGCTGATCGAGACCCTCAAGGCCCTCGGTGCGGAGCTGCGCTGGTCGTCGTGCAACATCTTTTCCACTCAGGAtaacgccgctgcggccatTGCCAAGGCTGGCGTACCGGTGTTCGCGTGGAAGGGTGAGACAGACGAGGAGTATGAGTGGTGCATCGCCCAGACAGTGAAGGGCTTCAGCGGTGACGGTCTGCCGAACATGATCCtcgacgacggtggcgaccTCACGAATCTGGTGATCGACCACCACCCCGAGCTCGTGCCCAAGATCTTCGGTATCTCCGAGGAGACCACAACGGGTGTGAAGAACCTGTACAAGCGCCTGAGCAAGGGCAACCTCCCCATCTCCGCTATCAACGTTAACGACAGCGTGACGAAGAGCAAGTTCGACAACCTTTACGGCTGCCGAGAGTCCTTGGTGGACGGCATCAAGCGCGCCACGGATGTAATGATTGCCGGCAAGacgtgctgcgtgtgcggatACGGTGATGTTGGTAagggctgcgccgccgccctgcgCGCCTTCGGCGCTCGCGTCGTGGTAACGGAGGTGGACCCGATCAACGCCCTGCAGGCCTCCATGGAGGGCTACCAGGTCGCTCTGGTCGAGGACGTCATGGCCGATGCGCACATCTTCGTGACGACCACCGGCAACGATGACATCATCACCTCTGAACACTTCCCGCACATGCGCGACGACGCCATTGTGTGCAACATCGGCCACTTCGACACGGAGATCCAGGTGGGATGGCTGGAGGCAAACGCCAAAGAGCACGTGGAAATCAAGCCTCAGGTGGACCGTTATACCATGGAGAACGGCCGCCACATCATCCTGCTGGCTAAGGGCCGCCTGGTCAACCTcggctgcgccagcggccACCCGTCCTTCGTGATGTCCAACTCCTTCACGAACCAGGTGCTGGCTCAGATCGAGCTCTGGAGCAACCGCGACAACGGCAAGTACCCACGCGGTGACAAGGCCGGCGTGTTCTTCCTGCCCAAGGCGCTCGATGAGAAGGTCGCTGCCCTCCACCTTGCCCACGTCGGCGCCAAGCTGACGAAACTGACTCCGAAACAGGCCGAGTACATCAACTGCCCGGTCAACGGCCCGTTCAAGCCGGACCACTACCGCTACTaa